In the Gemmatimonadaceae bacterium genome, one interval contains:
- a CDS encoding cold-shock protein, with protein sequence MAERITGTVKWFNDAKGFGFISREGGPDVFVHFSAIQGSGFKSLAEGDKVEFEIVQGQKGPQAADVTKAE encoded by the coding sequence ATGGCGGAACGGATCACGGGTACTGTGAAGTGGTTCAACGACGCGAAAGGGTTCGGCTTCATTTCGCGCGAGGGCGGGCCTGACGTGTTCGTGCACTTCAGCGCCATCCAGGGCAGCGGGTTCAAGTCGCTCGCCGAAGGCGACAAGGTCGAGTTCGAGATCGTGCAGGGCCAAAAGGGACCGCAGGCCGCGGACGTGACCAAAGCCGAATAA